The following proteins come from a genomic window of Micromonas commoda chromosome 2, complete sequence:
- a CDS encoding predicted protein, with protein sequence MIAETIMHNTSVHASAASRSALAQHSAASAGRAQPRPYRTRSSTGASKKNDVETAPMDCDVQMDRSVSMNEPESPSYHMNRRSSLFGVSGVAAGLATVVAANISLPVGPARAAADPNKVVAVPYTPYQVTSDSSAESIEVAKQLKAAGARLYGAFWCENCNKQKELLGKQAMEYVDYVECFPNGVYQNSPGHDDVTKPDAICTGYTSAWPLWVVPKQDGEPGDEIGIQGQIKKPKELQRLVKEAAGQKFDAVKYLTSGSDGYETGVESK encoded by the exons GCGGAGACCATCATGCACAACACCTCCGTTCACGCCAGCGCGGCCTCCCGctcggcgctggcgcagcactccgccgcgtccgccggaAG GGCTCAGCCCAGGCCGTACCGCACCAGGAGCAGCACAGGCGCCTCCAAG aAGAACGATGTGGAGACCGCGCCGATGGACTGCGACGTTCAGATGGACCGCTCCGTGTCCATGAACGAGCCCGAGTCCCCGTCCTACCACATGAACCGCCGCTCGTCCCTGTtcggcgtctccggcgtcgccgccggcctcgccaccgtcgtcgcggcgaacatCTCGCTCCCGGTGGGCCCCGCGCGGGCAGCCGCCGACCCCAACAAGGTGGTCGCCGTGCCTTACACCCCGTACCAGGTCACCTCCGACTCGAGCGCCGAGTCCATCGAGGTGGCGAAgcagctcaaggcggcgggcgcgaggctctACGGCGCGTTCTGGTGCGAGAACTGCAACAAGCAgaaggagctcctcgggAAGCAGGCGATGGAGTACGTGGACTACGTCGAGTGCTTTCCCAACGGCGTCTACCAGAACTCGCCCGGGCACGATGACGTGACCAAGCCGGACGCCATCTGCACCGGGTATACCAGCGCGTGGCCGCTGTGGGTGGTGCCCAAGCAGGACGGCGAGCCCGGGGACGAGATCGGCATCCAGGGGCAGATCAAGAAGCCCAAGGAGCTGCAGAGGCTcgtgaaggaggcggcgggtcaGAAGTTCGACGCGGTGAAGTACCTcacctcgggctcggacggCTACGAAACGGGCGTGGAGTCCAAGTAG